One window from the genome of Crassostrea angulata isolate pt1a10 chromosome 2, ASM2561291v2, whole genome shotgun sequence encodes:
- the LOC128173459 gene encoding uncharacterized protein LOC128173459 yields the protein MGMPFIALEMLQSVVLFGTLAAGFLVLLFLMLDNCKHTVITVVIVTTGLVHELYCASVLGYFKRLMQIESLRPKDDGCRDFFVPTLISNVIFVTIITTHVVLAGSFIRNKSTAYNLIVVHALLSVSLIIWQNPEKSLHQTASMNLTSDVQVYFTVCRNNVVKNASHILMEYILYYLPLVCFYVWTARQLSTADTGVSFWNIAILKSCAHENATCSRCYKMNYAFQIVLFYIGVGVVIARPLQLFYGVIHNEPAIDVIPSLSNTVVYSFLSLEYLTDCAHLKHVNMPP from the exons ATGGGGATGCCATTTATTGCCCTGGAGATGTTGCAGTCGGTAGTTCTCTTTGGGACACTGGCTGCCGGCTTTTTGGTGTTGCTATTTTTGATGCTGGATAACTGCAAACATACCGTGATAACTGTAGTCATAGTAACGACTGGCCTGGTGCACGAGTTGTACTGTGCATCTGTGTTGGGGTATTTCAAGCGTTTAATGCAGATAGAAAGTCTCAGACCAAAGGACGATGGCTGTCGAGATTTCTTTGTCCCAACGCTGATTTCTAACGTCATATTTGTTACCATCATAACTACACATGTTGTTCTTGCTGGATCCTTCATTAGGAATAAAAGTACAGCATACAATTTGATTGTTGTGCACGCATTGCTTTCTGTTTCCTTGATCATTTGGCAAAACCCAGAAAAGTCTTTACACCAAACGGCCTCGATGAATTTAACATCAGATGTGCAGGTGTACTTCACTGTATGCAGGAACAATGTGGTCAAGAATGCTTCACATATTTTGATGGAATACATATTGTACTATCTTCCTCTTGTGTGCTTTTATGTGTGGACAGCCAGGCAGTTATCTACAGCTGATACAG GTGTCTCCTTTTGGAACATTGCCATTCTGAAATCCTGTGCCCACGAAAATGCCACATGCAGCCGTTGTTACAAAATGAACTATGCCTTCCAGATCGTGCTGTTTTACATCGGAGTGGGCGTGGTGATAGCTCGGCCATTACAACTGTTCTATGGAGTCATCCACAATGAACCGGCAATTGATGTCATTCCAAGCCTCAGTAACACTGTCGTGTATTCCTTTTTATCCCTGGAATATTTGACAGACTGTGCACATCTGAAACATGTTAACATGCCACCCTAA